CAGGCTGAGCCCATTGAAAAAAATGATGATCATGGCCAGCATGCCGAGCAGGAATGCGGTGGAAAAATTAGGTTCCTTCAGGATCAGGAGGCAGGTGATACCTACTACTCCGCAGGCATGCAGATAGTCGACCGGAGCGGTTTTCTTTTTGGAAAAAAGGGCAGCCAGATAGAGGATGATTGCAAGTTTTGACACTTCAGAAGGCTGGAACTGGATCGGACCCAGCAGCCTGATCCAGCGGGTTGCACCCCCGATCCTCGGGGCAAAGCTGGGAAAGATGAAAATGGCGGCCAGGGTGAACAGAGAAAAAGCGAAGAGCGGGATGGAATAGTTGCGGAGTTTCTGATAGGGAAAGTTGGCGAAGAAAATAAAGAAAACCAGAGAGACGGAAATCGCGATCAGGCTTTTTTTCAGGAAGTAGTTGCTGTCGTGAAACCGCTCGTAGGCATAGATATGGCTGGAGCTGTAAACCATCACCAGCCCGGTGGCGAGCAGAGTGAGGATGATCCCCAGAATATACTTGTCTCCGCTTGCGGATACTCTCATTTTGCCTCGTTGGAGTTCAGGAAGCAGTTGATGGTTTCCAGATCTGAATATGGGTAACGCACTCCTTTGATTTCCTGGTAGTTTTCGTGACCTTTTCCGGCGACCAGCAGGATGTCCCTGCCCTTGAGCAGTGAGAGCGAAAAGCGGATTGCTTCCTTGCGGGGCTGCTTGACAAGGAACGAACGGAATTCAGCCGGAAAACCGTCCACGATTTCCGAAGTGATGATCTGAGGTTCTTCAAATCTGGGGTTGTCGTCCGTGACTATCACAAAATCGGAATAGGCGGCAGCAATTTTGGCCATCTCAGCCCGCTTTCCCCTGTCCCGGTTGCCGCCGCAGCCGAAGACGAGGTAGAGTTTCTCGCCGGGGATAAGTTCTCTGAGCGTAGCCAGTACATTCTGGAGGCCTTCGGGAGTATGGGCGTAATCAATGATGATGTTTTTGTCAACTGCCTGAGCAACTTTTTCAATCCTGCCGGGGACTCCCTGAAAATTTTTAAGATTCGAAAAGACCGTTTCCGGGGAAATGTCCAGCTTCAGGCAGCAGGCTATTGCCAGCAGCGAATTAAAGACATTGTATTCACCGAGTAGAGGAATAGCATATAAATGACCGCCGATTAAAAAACGCGAGCCTGAAAGAGAGAGTTCCACTATCTGAGCGTAAAAATCTGCCTGCTGATCGATCAGAGAGCATGAACAGGGTTTCCTGCCTGCGCTGCAAAGGAGAGAGTGGATTTTTTTTCCGGTGGAATCGTCGGTGTTGAGAAAATACATGCACTTTTTACGCTGATAGGACAGGGAAGAAGTGAACAGGGAGATTTTGGTCGCCTCGTAATCTTCCAGAGTGAGATGATAGTCCAAGTGGTCCCGCCCTAAATTGGTGAAGATCAGGGCATCGAATTCCAGGCAACCGAGCCTCCCCATCTTGATCGCGTGAGAGGTGGTTTCCATGATGAAATGCGTGACTCCTCTGCGGGCAGCCAGGTTCAGGTAATAATAAATCGTGGACAGATCAGGAGTTGTGTTACTGGTGGGGAAGAGTTCATCGTTCACCCGGATGTTGGTAGTACCAAGCCGGGCAGAATTTTTAAGCACATTTTCCAGCAGGTAGGTGGTGGTTGTTTTCCCGTTGGTGCCTGTGACTCCGATCACAGACATTTTGTGTTCAGGATAATCATAGAAGAAGGGGAAAAAGTCCGGCAGGAAGTCGACAAGAGATTCGCAGATCAGCACAGGTACCGGATAGCTTTTCTCTGGCTGGATGTCTGACAGGATCGCTTTCGCTCCTTTGCGGATGGCTTCTTCAGCGAAATTCCAGCCATTGCTGCGCTGCCCTTTCCTGGCCACGAAAATCCAGGGATCCTCTGGGATCAGGTTTGAGTTCTCGGATATCCACTGAAGATCCAGATCTTCCCTTTGATTAATAAACTTCAGTTGTGGATACTTCTCCGCTAGAGCCTTGAGTTTCATAATCATTCCTTTCAGATGCTGATGACAACCGGATTTCGATTTCCGAGGTCGGTGTGATTTTAGTCCCTCCCGGAGGGATCTGGAATTCAACCATGCCATGACCCTTGATCTGGATGGGATTTTCCCAGTCTTTTAATAAATTTACCACTTCCTTGAGGGTTTTTCCAATGAAGTTAGGCATGGTGTTATGGCCTTTGCTGTAAAGTTTTTCATAGAGCGAACGTTCGCCAAGATAAAGATTGACGTCCACGTTTTCGCTGACTGGAGAGCCTGCTCTGGGAAGCTGGAAGATCACCAGATCTCCGTCGCCCATCAACTTGAATTTAAGGGTACTGCTCTTTCTCTCCATTTCAACTTCCTTGAGGCTCAATCCCACAAAATTGGGAGTCAGAAGGGGTACAGTTGCCACTTCAGCTGCTGGACGTTCGATTGTTTTCGGGAGTA
This genomic stretch from Candidatus Wallbacteria bacterium harbors:
- a CDS encoding UDP-N-acetylmuramoyl-L-alanyl-D-glutamate--2,6-diaminopimelate ligase → MKLKALAEKYPQLKFINQREDLDLQWISENSNLIPEDPWIFVARKGQRSNGWNFAEEAIRKGAKAILSDIQPEKSYPVPVLICESLVDFLPDFFPFFYDYPEHKMSVIGVTGTNGKTTTTYLLENVLKNSARLGTTNIRVNDELFPTSNTTPDLSTIYYYLNLAARRGVTHFIMETTSHAIKMGRLGCLEFDALIFTNLGRDHLDYHLTLEDYEATKISLFTSSLSYQRKKCMYFLNTDDSTGKKIHSLLCSAGRKPCSCSLIDQQADFYAQIVELSLSGSRFLIGGHLYAIPLLGEYNVFNSLLAIACCLKLDISPETVFSNLKNFQGVPGRIEKVAQAVDKNIIIDYAHTPEGLQNVLATLRELIPGEKLYLVFGCGGNRDRGKRAEMAKIAAAYSDFVIVTDDNPRFEEPQIITSEIVDGFPAEFRSFLVKQPRKEAIRFSLSLLKGRDILLVAGKGHENYQEIKGVRYPYSDLETINCFLNSNEAK